A genomic region of Pseudoalteromonas rubra contains the following coding sequences:
- a CDS encoding jacalin-like lectin, whose translation MTRHVCKALIPTLPFGNDVKISKVRVHWFTTDNGFVQVTGIQLKWRNNTTESDWSEMIGNGEPGSSPGIIYASQVSTFALSEGDYINKVFCVYSPPGGGWDTALSGIKFVTKNGDDSGYYGSELSEGATNSSFSIAHPDGQVYGISGSYEENVIFTVGFTGNFRTSDIEGS comes from the coding sequence ATGACTAGACATGTTTGTAAAGCGCTTATTCCAACACTACCGTTTGGAAACGACGTCAAGATTAGTAAAGTAAGAGTTCATTGGTTCACAACGGACAATGGCTTTGTTCAAGTTACAGGTATACAACTTAAATGGAGAAATAATACAACGGAAAGTGATTGGTCGGAAATGATAGGCAATGGCGAGCCCGGAAGTAGCCCTGGAATTATCTATGCTTCACAAGTAAGTACTTTTGCCTTATCAGAAGGTGACTATATTAACAAGGTTTTCTGTGTGTACTCCCCCCCTGGTGGTGGCTGGGATACTGCTCTGAGCGGCATTAAGTTTGTTACTAAGAACGGAGATGATTCGGGATATTATGGAAGTGAATTGTCAGAAGGTGCAACCAACAGCTCATTTAGTATCGCACACCCTGATGGACAGGTATATGGCATTTCAGGAAGCTATGAGGAAAACGTAATATTTACAGTTGGGTTTACTGGCAATTTCAGAACAAGCGATATTGAAGGTTCTTAG
- a CDS encoding pesticin C-terminus-like muramidase, with product MTNKFVESLLDELDAMVLYATGNGESVPSEVVVHVFHMQQKLAAMNSGSAANSEAGSDGFNEEELSRLSCHHAEMTVLIEPARPKSVALLKKDADNPTWLHFLGAVPLIRKLSVLAVIFLLLIIGTATSPTVNTDTLNSGLFKSSGLTLLLNQLFLLSCAGLGATFGCLHKLSEYIKVGTYDPKFDSSYWIRVVMGLIAGLIISELLPLNSISGEQVSGLEQFDKPVAALLGGFSADLIYRILNRFIELANQLFSGGRQSEGSEVAKMKQQIRKLNQVSEKTSSNVHRHNNRSYDFHNNEVDTSTFHPSGRGEIAGQNLSELVVSQPLAKPEQAVGIPVGAYMSDAVKSELEVTGASLVNREGGVRPEQEHATSLSSEASQSDNSILDQFSNNNGVELAKMSSQRLGSELSEPTSSTNTLNTPLVSGSALTYDAEGTEGGKFHSRKLHVPSNNSGLTLGRGFDMKARSSDKINSMLAMAGVSEQHSNVLSKASGLSGKEAQQFILDHNLTDFEISEQTQIKLFNATYEEMVADVQRICAKPDCVEAYGRVDWQHLDDKIKTVLIDLRYRGDYDSRSRKRVQQYIAENNLAQFRECIEDKVLWSGVPVDRFNRRVEFINS from the coding sequence ATGACCAATAAATTTGTTGAGAGTTTACTCGATGAGCTGGATGCCATGGTGCTGTACGCTACGGGGAATGGTGAGTCTGTTCCTTCTGAGGTGGTGGTACACGTTTTTCATATGCAGCAAAAGTTGGCGGCAATGAATAGTGGGTCAGCTGCGAACAGCGAAGCGGGCAGTGATGGGTTCAATGAAGAAGAGCTCTCCAGGCTGTCCTGTCACCATGCAGAAATGACGGTATTGATTGAGCCTGCTCGTCCTAAATCCGTTGCACTGTTAAAAAAAGATGCAGATAACCCAACCTGGTTACATTTTCTGGGTGCGGTGCCATTAATTCGGAAGTTATCAGTTTTGGCCGTTATCTTTTTGCTATTGATAATAGGTACAGCTACATCACCTACGGTGAATACTGACACATTAAATAGCGGTTTGTTTAAATCAAGTGGCCTGACGCTATTATTGAATCAACTATTTCTTTTAAGCTGTGCCGGGTTAGGTGCTACATTTGGTTGTTTGCACAAGCTTAGCGAATATATAAAAGTCGGCACTTATGACCCGAAATTTGACTCCTCCTATTGGATCCGAGTGGTAATGGGTTTAATAGCTGGGCTAATTATCTCTGAATTATTACCGCTTAATTCTATCAGCGGCGAGCAAGTATCGGGACTGGAGCAATTCGATAAACCAGTTGCAGCCTTGTTGGGGGGCTTCTCTGCTGACTTAATCTACCGAATTTTGAACCGTTTTATTGAGCTGGCAAATCAACTGTTTTCCGGTGGTCGTCAATCTGAGGGATCTGAAGTTGCTAAAATGAAGCAGCAGATAAGAAAGCTAAATCAGGTGTCAGAAAAGACGTCTTCCAACGTACATAGACACAATAATCGCTCTTATGATTTTCACAATAACGAAGTTGATACCTCAACCTTTCATCCGTCGGGTCGCGGCGAAATTGCCGGACAGAACCTCTCCGAACTTGTGGTGTCACAACCACTCGCAAAACCCGAACAGGCAGTAGGAATACCTGTAGGAGCATATATGTCCGATGCAGTGAAGTCAGAGTTAGAAGTCACAGGCGCATCACTAGTAAATCGTGAAGGTGGCGTACGCCCGGAGCAAGAGCATGCAACTAGTTTGTCTTCAGAAGCCAGCCAATCTGATAATTCAATTCTGGATCAATTTTCAAATAACAATGGTGTCGAACTTGCAAAGATGAGTTCGCAAAGGTTAGGTTCAGAGCTTTCAGAACCGACAAGCTCGACAAACACGTTAAATACACCGCTTGTATCAGGCAGCGCGCTTACTTATGACGCTGAGGGTACAGAAGGTGGGAAGTTTCATAGCCGAAAGCTCCATGTTCCGAGTAACAATTCCGGACTCACACTGGGTCGTGGCTTTGACATGAAGGCGAGAAGCTCAGACAAAATCAACAGTATGTTAGCAATGGCGGGCGTATCCGAACAGCACTCAAATGTCTTGTCTAAAGCGTCAGGCTTATCTGGTAAGGAAGCGCAGCAATTTATTTTAGATCATAACTTGACTGATTTTGAAATTAGCGAACAAACGCAAATCAAGTTGTTTAACGCTACCTATGAAGAGATGGTGGCAGATGTACAGCGGATATGTGCTAAACCAGATTGTGTTGAAGCTTATGGTCGCGTCGATTGGCAGCACCTGGACGATAAGATAAAAACGGTACTTATCGACCTCAGGTATCGAGGAGACTATGACTCTCGCAGCCGAAAGCGCGTGCAGCAGTATATCGCTGAAAACAACCTAGCCCAATTCCGGGAATGCATTGAGGACAAAGTGTTGTGGTCAGGCGTACCTGTGGATCGCTTTAACCGCAGAGTGGAATTTATAAATTCGTAA
- a CDS encoding glycosyl hydrolase family 18 protein: MQLVNIKKPTVKLSAIALALMAHHASAAVDCNEIPQWQAGQVYTSGQQVQQDNIAYRANWWNRSSPKLRSGQWQEWRKLGECQGGEQPNQSPVIDMEQPGSDMSVTEGEKLQFVFSAHDSDGIVRQVSVYHNDALVKVLDEAPYVLNWKARVGDHVFHAVAIDDDGAKSVSAKRTVQVAALPPGEKNTAPVSRLTAELPNELEVGSKVRLTLRSHDKENDRLTQVLTLNGQEIKRTELAQAHYEWSAASAGRHEFTLQATDEHGLVSETITRTFIVKAPGDDKTSQLDCLPAGLYRTPGVTSAYCDVYDSEGREKMGADHPRRVIGYFTSWRHGKNNQPSYLVNDIPWDKITHINYAFAHVNSQNELSIGDPKAEGNAATNMTWPGEAGAEMDPSLPYTGHFNLLNRYKKQYPHVKTMISVGGWAETGGYFDETGTRVNNGGFYTMTTHADGSVNHEGIQAFVASSVAFLRQYGFDGLDIDYEYPSSMKDSGHPDDFDISNQRRAGLNKSYQVLMKSLREALDKAGEQDGKHYMLTIASPSSGYLLRGMETFQTAQYLDFVNIMSYDLHGAWNDHVGHNAPLYDTGKDTELKTWNVYGTKEFGGIGYLNTDWAVNYFRGALPAGRINIGIPYYTRGFKDVRGGENGLWGRAPLPDQNACPKGTGIGEKNKCGNGAIGIDNLWHDIENGQEVAAGSNPLWHAKNLQHGINPSYLADYGLTPATDPDDVMRGDYVRHYDDIAVAPWLYNAQKKVFLSMEDTESMQTKLNYVLEKGLGGVMFWELAGDFDYHAQKGEYFMGSTMTSLAYNTFNQSGTDYATVQGDAEFVVPESAVDIRFSAKDFPVGDQNYPIRPTFAFTNHSELDLSGATISFNVPVSTSAIFKSNWNARKKLGMKVEHDASNTRGNNIGGFDNAFHRFSITLKNEWGGQLESFKPGETVNAQVMYYMPITGPVNFVIEKGGKQYAFSSEYPQLPVAKKSDDTSGGNPPSGTLCEGVELSNINHYPQWPRTNWAGTPSHALGGDMLIHNGYVYKAKWWTNATPSNGGAWQQVCSL; encoded by the coding sequence ATGCAACTAGTTAACATAAAAAAGCCAACCGTTAAGCTTAGTGCAATAGCGCTAGCATTAATGGCACACCACGCGAGTGCGGCGGTGGATTGTAATGAGATACCTCAGTGGCAGGCAGGACAGGTGTATACATCTGGCCAGCAAGTGCAACAAGATAACATAGCTTATCGGGCAAACTGGTGGAACCGTTCATCACCTAAGCTTCGCTCTGGCCAATGGCAGGAGTGGCGTAAACTCGGTGAATGCCAGGGAGGTGAGCAACCTAATCAATCACCTGTGATTGACATGGAGCAACCGGGTAGTGATATGAGCGTGACGGAAGGCGAAAAGCTTCAGTTCGTTTTCAGTGCACATGACAGCGATGGCATCGTCAGACAGGTTTCTGTGTATCACAATGACGCTTTGGTGAAAGTACTGGACGAGGCCCCATACGTGCTCAACTGGAAGGCACGCGTCGGGGATCACGTTTTCCATGCTGTTGCGATTGATGACGATGGTGCAAAGTCGGTATCAGCAAAACGTACTGTTCAGGTAGCAGCATTGCCGCCGGGAGAAAAAAATACCGCTCCTGTCTCACGCCTCACAGCTGAATTGCCCAATGAACTGGAAGTGGGTAGCAAGGTCCGGTTGACACTGCGAAGTCACGACAAAGAAAATGACCGCTTAACACAGGTGTTGACGTTGAATGGTCAAGAGATCAAGCGTACTGAGCTTGCGCAAGCACATTACGAGTGGTCAGCTGCATCGGCCGGGCGTCATGAATTTACTTTGCAGGCAACTGACGAGCATGGCCTGGTGTCAGAAACCATCACGCGTACTTTTATTGTGAAAGCGCCGGGTGACGATAAAACCAGCCAGTTGGATTGTTTGCCTGCCGGTTTATATCGCACACCTGGCGTAACCAGTGCTTATTGTGATGTGTACGATAGCGAAGGTCGGGAGAAAATGGGGGCAGATCATCCACGGCGCGTGATTGGTTACTTTACCAGCTGGCGGCATGGTAAAAATAATCAGCCAAGTTATCTGGTCAATGATATCCCATGGGACAAGATCACCCATATTAACTATGCCTTTGCCCATGTAAACAGTCAGAATGAATTGAGTATTGGTGACCCCAAAGCTGAAGGCAACGCTGCGACCAACATGACGTGGCCGGGTGAGGCGGGTGCTGAAATGGACCCAAGTCTGCCCTATACCGGACATTTTAACTTGTTAAACCGCTACAAAAAGCAGTATCCACACGTCAAAACGATGATTTCTGTGGGTGGCTGGGCTGAAACCGGCGGTTACTTCGATGAAACCGGGACGCGCGTTAACAATGGTGGTTTTTACACTATGACCACCCATGCCGACGGCAGTGTGAATCATGAAGGGATACAAGCGTTTGTTGCCAGCTCTGTGGCTTTCCTACGTCAGTACGGGTTTGATGGCCTGGATATTGACTACGAATATCCGTCGTCAATGAAAGACTCGGGTCACCCTGATGATTTTGACATCAGTAACCAGCGTCGTGCTGGCCTGAATAAGTCTTATCAGGTGCTGATGAAATCTTTGCGTGAAGCGCTGGATAAAGCGGGTGAGCAGGATGGTAAGCACTACATGCTGACCATAGCGTCTCCTTCTTCGGGTTACTTGTTAAGAGGCATGGAAACGTTTCAGACTGCACAGTACCTGGATTTTGTGAACATCATGAGTTACGACCTGCACGGTGCCTGGAATGACCATGTTGGCCACAACGCGCCTTTGTATGATACCGGTAAAGACACTGAACTGAAAACCTGGAATGTATACGGTACCAAGGAGTTTGGTGGAATTGGTTACCTCAACACAGACTGGGCCGTGAATTATTTCAGAGGTGCATTGCCAGCCGGGCGGATCAACATAGGTATTCCCTATTACACCCGTGGATTTAAGGATGTGCGTGGTGGTGAAAATGGTCTTTGGGGTCGTGCGCCATTGCCTGATCAAAACGCCTGTCCGAAAGGAACAGGGATCGGTGAGAAGAACAAATGTGGTAACGGTGCCATTGGCATCGACAACCTGTGGCATGACATTGAAAATGGTCAGGAAGTCGCTGCCGGGTCGAACCCCTTATGGCACGCTAAAAACCTGCAACATGGCATCAATCCAAGTTATCTGGCTGACTATGGCCTGACGCCTGCTACAGATCCGGATGATGTGATGCGAGGCGACTATGTGCGGCATTACGATGACATCGCTGTCGCTCCCTGGTTGTACAATGCACAGAAAAAAGTCTTCTTGTCGATGGAAGATACTGAATCCATGCAAACCAAGCTTAATTATGTGCTTGAAAAAGGCCTGGGTGGCGTGATGTTCTGGGAGCTTGCAGGCGACTTTGACTATCATGCACAGAAAGGTGAGTACTTCATGGGGTCAACCATGACCAGTCTCGCCTACAACACTTTCAATCAAAGTGGCACAGACTACGCCACGGTGCAGGGCGATGCAGAGTTTGTTGTGCCTGAGTCAGCGGTTGATATTCGCTTTAGCGCCAAAGACTTCCCGGTTGGCGATCAGAACTACCCGATCAGACCCACATTCGCGTTCACCAACCACTCAGAGCTGGATCTCAGCGGGGCGACAATCAGCTTCAATGTGCCAGTCTCAACCTCTGCGATCTTCAAGTCCAACTGGAATGCTCGCAAAAAGCTGGGCATGAAAGTAGAGCATGATGCCAGCAATACACGCGGTAACAACATTGGTGGCTTTGACAACGCATTCCATCGTTTTTCAATCACCCTGAAAAACGAGTGGGGCGGTCAGCTGGAATCGTTTAAACCAGGCGAGACCGTGAATGCTCAGGTTATGTACTACATGCCGATCACGGGGCCGGTCAATTTTGTCATTGAAAAAGGTGGCAAACAATACGCCTTCAGTAGCGAATATCCTCAGTTGCCTGTAGCGAAAAAATCGGATGACACTTCCGGTGGTAACCCTCCATCCGGCACGCTTTGCGAGGGGGTTGAGCTGAGTAATATCAATCATTATCCACAGTGGCCGCGCACCAACTGGGCCGGTACACCAAGCCATGCGCTCGGTGGCGATATGCTGATCCATAACGGTTACGTCTACAAAGCCAAGTGGTGGACTAATGCCACGCCGTCTAATGGTGGTGCCTGGCAGCAGGTTTGCTCGCTGTAA